The following nucleotide sequence is from uncultured Roseateles sp..
ACGCGGTCGTCGCCGACGCCGTGCTGCTGCCCTACACGGCCGCCGACGTGGCCGCCGCCCGTGCCGCTGCCCCCGCCCGGCAAAGCCCGCTGATTGCCGTGCTGGAGGAGTTGCAGGGCGATGCCCCCGGCCGCTTCACCGCCCGCCTGGGTCTGACCATGGGCTACCCGACGGCCGACATCCACGACCTGCGCCGCTGGACCCCCGCCTTCGAGCTGCTGCCGGTGACCGAGGCACTGGCCGCCCGCATGGTGCTGCTGCGCGATGGCACCGGTGAGCTGCACATGGTGTTGGGCGACCCCTTCGCCGAGCAGCGCATGGCCTGGGCCGAGCAGCGGGTGAACGCGGCCTTCACCTGGACCTTGGCGCACCCCGCCGATGTCTCGGCCTTCCTGACCTCGCATGAAGACGGCCTGTCCGCGATGGACAGCCTGATGTCCCATGGCGAGGCCGCCGTGGTGCTCGATGCGGAGGTGGAAGACCTGTCCTTCAAGAGCATCACCGAAGACACCAGCGAGGTGGTGCGCCTGGTGCGCTCCACGCTGTACGACGCGCTGAAGGCCGATGTCTCCGACATCCACCTGGAGACCAGCGCCAAGGGCCTGGGCATCAAGTACCGGATCGACGGGGTGCTGTCCCACGTCAAGCAGTGGAGTGGCGCCGAGCTGGCCGACCAGACGATATCTCGCGTCAAGGTGATGGCGGGGCTGGACATCGCCGAGCGCCGCGTGCCGCAGGACGGCCGCTTCACCGTGGCCGTGCGTGGCCGCGAGATCGACTTCCGCGTCTCCATCATGCCCTCGATCTTTGGCGAGGACGCAGTGCTGCGCATCCTGGACAAGCAGCGCCTGGCCGACGAGGCGCGCGGCCTGACCCTGGACAGCCTGGGCTTCAACGAGCGCGACAAGGCAATGATCCGCCGCCTGTCCAGCGAGCCCTACGGCATGCTTTTGGTCACCGGCCCCACCGGCAGCGGCAAGACCACGACCCTGTACGCGGCGATCTCCGAGACCAACCATGGCCACGACAAGATCATCACCATCGAAGACCCGGTGGAGTACCAGTTGCCCGGCGTGCTGCAGATCCCGGTCAACGAGAAGAAGGGCCTGACCTTTGCCCGCGGCCTGCGCTCCATCCTGCGTCATGACCCGGACCGCGTGATGGTCGGCGAGATACGCGACCCCGAGACCGCTCAGATCGCCGTGCAGGCCTCGCTGACCGGTCATCTGGTCTTCACCACCGTGCACGCCAACAATGTGTTCGACGTGCTCAGCCGCTTCACCCATATGGAGGTGGACCCCTACAGCTACGCCGCGGCGCTGAACGGCATCGTCGCCCAGCGCCTGGTGCGGCTGAACTGCCCCCATTGCAGCGAAGCGCAGCAACCGTCGCAGGCCGAGCTGGAAGCCGCCCGCCTGCACACGACAGATGTCTCAGGTTTCCGCTTCATGCAGGGCGCTGGCTGCGGACAGTGCCGCGGCACCGGCTATGCCGGGCGCACCGCGATTGCCGAGATCCTGATCGTCGACGACGAGATGGCGGAGATGATCGTCGCACGCGAGCCGGTGCGGGTGTTGAAGGAGGCGGCCCGCCGCAGTGGCACGCGCCTGCTGCGCGAAGAGGCCATTGACCTTGTGCGCCAGGGTCGTACCAGCCTGAAGGAGATCGCCCGTGTCACTTCAGTGGCGTGATCCCTGGCGTGATCGCCTTACGGTGCTGGTCAGCCCCGAGCGCGTCAGCGTGCTGCGGGCGCGCCGCGGTTGGCGCGTTCAGCCGTTGGAGCGGGTGGATGTGGCCTGTGCCGCCGGCCAGCAGGCGCTGGCCGTTCCCGCCGCACTCACCGAGGCCTTGGCGGAACTGCAGGCTGGGGAAGTCGACCGGCGCGGCGCCTTCAGGCCGCTGGCCCGTATCGTTCTCTCGCATCGGCTCGCACCGCTGTGCCTGGTGCCCCATGCGCGCGCGCTGCGCAATGAGCACGAGCGCGAGGCCGCTGCCCGCCACGCCTTCGAAGTCGTGCATGGCGCGGCCACCGCGGACTGGCAGATCGTCGTGGACCGTGCCTCGGCCGATACCGCACTGGCCGCCGGCATAGCCGGCCCCTTGATCGAAGGGCTGCGGCACTGCCTTGCCGAAGCCCGTGTTGCCCTGCGCAGCATCGAACCGCTGCTGGTCTCGGCCGCGGCCAATGCCGTCGCGGCCCTGCACGGCGGCCCGGCCTGGCTGGTGGTGGCCGAACCGCAGCAGGTGGTGCTGGCCCGGCATGACGGAGGCGTTTGGTGCTCGCTGCGCACCCACCGGCCCCGCCACTCGCTGGCCAGCGACCTGGGCGCCTGGATCCGGCAGGCGCGGCTGATCGACGGTGTCGACGGCCCGGACGCCGTGGTCGTGCTGGCCGCCGAACACCATGACCTGGAACTGCTGCGTCAGCCCGGCTGGCGCATCGAACAAGCGCCGTTACCGGCGTGGCAGGCGGCGCGATGCGCAGTCTGACGCCGCTGCGGCTGGATTTCATCCACCCACGCCGCCGCGTCGCGCCTGCCGCCGTGGTGCTGCTGGGCCTGGGCCTGCTGGCCTGCGTCGGTGTGGCCCAGCGCCTTGTACAGGTGACGGCCGATCTGGTCGAGCTCGAAGCTGCGGCCGCCTTGGTGGCTCCCGCCAATCCCGGCCGCACCAGCCGACCCATCGTCGGCAGCACCGCGTCCAAGATGCAGGCATTGAAAGCCGAGCAGGTCAACGCGGCTCTCTCCAGTCTGTCCACGCCCTGGGATGCCTGGTTCGTCCAGCTCGAAGCTGTGGCGGATCGCAAGGTGGTGCTGATGGCCCTGCAGCCGGAGGCCGATGGCCGGCGCGTGCGTCTGTCCGGCGAGGCCCGCCAGTTTGATGATTTGCTGGCCTATATGACGCGGCTGGAGGCGGCCCCGGGGTTTGCCAATGTGTTCCTGAGCGAGCACGGCGAAGCCGTACAGGGCGGCGTGAGCTTCACCTTGACCGCAGACTGGGTGGCGCAGCGATGAAGGCCTGGCTGTCGAAGCTGCAAATCGGGCGCCTGGGTTGGGTGGGCCTGGGTCTGCTGCTGCTGGCCCTGGTCGCCTACGGCGTCCTGGTGTCGCCGCGCATCGAGCAACGCACCCTGCTGGAGGCGCGCTTGACGACAGCGCCCCGGCAGGCACGAGGCCCCGCGGCCGATGCGCTCGACGCCGATACCCGCCTGGCCGACTTCCAGCGTGCCCTGCCGCGCACGGCCGCCGTGCCGCAGTGGCTGGGCCGCATCCGTGCCGCCGCCCAGGCCAAGGGGCTGGCCTTGCGCTCCGGCGATTACAAGCTGGAGCGTGTGACCGACTCGCCCTATCTGCGCTACCGCATCACCTTCCCCGTCACCGGCTCCTACGCCCAGATCCGAGGCTTCATCGGCGCCGTGCTCACCGAGGTGCCCGCCGCCTCGGTGGACGATGTGCAGCTGAAGACGGCCTCGGGCAGCATGCTCGACGGACGCATCCGCCTGTCCCTGT
It contains:
- the pilO gene encoding type 4a pilus biogenesis protein PilO; this encodes MKAWLSKLQIGRLGWVGLGLLLLALVAYGVLVSPRIEQRTLLEARLTTAPRQARGPAADALDADTRLADFQRALPRTAAVPQWLGRIRAAAQAKGLALRSGDYKLERVTDSPYLRYRITFPVTGSYAQIRGFIGAVLTEVPAASVDDVQLKTASGSMLDGRIRLSLFIAAE
- a CDS encoding GspE/PulE family protein, with product MNAVVADAVLLPYTAADVAAARAAAPARQSPLIAVLEELQGDAPGRFTARLGLTMGYPTADIHDLRRWTPAFELLPVTEALAARMVLLRDGTGELHMVLGDPFAEQRMAWAEQRVNAAFTWTLAHPADVSAFLTSHEDGLSAMDSLMSHGEAAVVLDAEVEDLSFKSITEDTSEVVRLVRSTLYDALKADVSDIHLETSAKGLGIKYRIDGVLSHVKQWSGAELADQTISRVKVMAGLDIAERRVPQDGRFTVAVRGREIDFRVSIMPSIFGEDAVLRILDKQRLADEARGLTLDSLGFNERDKAMIRRLSSEPYGMLLVTGPTGSGKTTTLYAAISETNHGHDKIITIEDPVEYQLPGVLQIPVNEKKGLTFARGLRSILRHDPDRVMVGEIRDPETAQIAVQASLTGHLVFTTVHANNVFDVLSRFTHMEVDPYSYAAALNGIVAQRLVRLNCPHCSEAQQPSQAELEAARLHTTDVSGFRFMQGAGCGQCRGTGYAGRTAIAEILIVDDEMAEMIVAREPVRVLKEAARRSGTRLLREEAIDLVRQGRTSLKEIARVTSVA
- a CDS encoding PilN domain-containing protein, translated to MRSLTPLRLDFIHPRRRVAPAAVVLLGLGLLACVGVAQRLVQVTADLVELEAAAALVAPANPGRTSRPIVGSTASKMQALKAEQVNAALSSLSTPWDAWFVQLEAVADRKVVLMALQPEADGRRVRLSGEARQFDDLLAYMTRLEAAPGFANVFLSEHGEAVQGGVSFTLTADWVAQR